One genomic window of Halovivax cerinus includes the following:
- a CDS encoding bacterio-opsin activator domain-containing protein: MSAPTSTERISVLLVDNEPSFVQLAAEMLSRTDESFDVTTVTTAPDALAAVEDGGVECVVSDYDMPTMTGLELLEAVREQDENLPFVLFTGKGSEEIASEAIAAGVTGYLQKKSGREQYTLLANQIRNAVAQYRAETELRQSEQRYERTLTGLHETTRDLMRAGTKEEIYRALVETAGDILDVPIVATYRFEPTTAALEHVASSPGSSDTLDSDRRYEQGDGEIWAAFSSGELTYVPDASADREGTDELRRRSEVIVPLGSHGVLVTGSEVREGFDETMTELIQILAANTEAALDRAEREQLLREHDRRLTRKNEELTRLDHTNELVRDITQGVAQATTRNEIEETVCARLARGDRYIAAWLAPDRDPSDPSAWAGIDEAYADRIRADGESAPEVSLVNSALDEERVRVVSNVLDDPSWNPRRTIALTHGFQTVLAVPLTGRERRYGAVVIYATAVDAVAERERDVLRELGEVIGHAIRTAERMRAMVTDQRIELELVCRDELFLFNRLCEILDRQLHLEGILERTRGERSLFVRLADDEPTAIDSLVDELAAVASVSVISSGDESTLLDVTVSSTNVLETLAEFDARLTGAVANAGETTVTVVVPPHVETRSLVEAVQDQYPDTELTARREHTSELAGGRFPGRLTDVLTDKQLEALQSAHYSGFFDWPRESTGEDLAEALDISPPTFHYHLRAAQRKLIDRVLEGRPDSKG; encoded by the coding sequence GTGTCAGCGCCCACCTCGACCGAACGCATCTCCGTGTTGCTCGTGGACAACGAGCCGAGTTTCGTCCAGCTCGCGGCGGAGATGCTCTCCCGGACCGACGAATCGTTCGACGTGACGACCGTCACCACCGCCCCGGACGCGCTCGCCGCGGTCGAAGACGGCGGTGTCGAGTGCGTGGTCAGTGATTACGACATGCCCACGATGACCGGGCTCGAACTCCTAGAGGCCGTCAGAGAGCAAGACGAGAACCTGCCCTTCGTCCTCTTTACCGGGAAGGGCTCGGAGGAGATCGCGAGCGAGGCCATCGCCGCCGGCGTCACGGGTTACCTCCAGAAGAAGTCCGGTCGCGAACAGTACACCCTGCTGGCGAATCAGATCCGAAACGCCGTCGCCCAGTACCGCGCCGAGACGGAGTTACGCCAGAGCGAACAACGCTACGAGCGGACGCTCACCGGCCTCCACGAGACGACGCGGGACCTGATGCGCGCCGGGACGAAAGAGGAGATATATCGCGCCCTCGTCGAGACTGCAGGGGACATCCTCGACGTGCCGATCGTGGCGACGTATCGCTTCGAACCGACCACGGCCGCGCTCGAACACGTTGCCTCGTCGCCCGGTTCTTCGGACACGCTCGATTCCGATCGGAGGTACGAACAGGGTGACGGAGAGATCTGGGCGGCGTTCTCGAGCGGTGAACTGACGTACGTTCCCGACGCGAGCGCCGACCGGGAGGGAACCGACGAGCTGCGTCGACGGAGCGAAGTGATCGTTCCGCTGGGATCACACGGGGTGCTCGTGACCGGAAGCGAGGTTCGCGAGGGGTTCGACGAGACGATGACCGAACTCATCCAGATACTCGCCGCGAACACCGAAGCCGCACTCGACCGGGCCGAACGCGAACAGTTGCTCCGCGAGCACGATAGGCGGTTGACGCGCAAGAACGAGGAGCTGACACGACTCGACCACACGAACGAGCTCGTCAGGGACATTACGCAGGGTGTCGCGCAGGCGACGACCCGGAACGAGATCGAAGAGACCGTGTGCGCACGACTCGCGCGAGGGGATCGGTACATCGCGGCCTGGCTCGCGCCCGACCGCGATCCGTCGGACCCATCCGCCTGGGCCGGAATCGACGAGGCGTACGCCGATCGGATCCGCGCCGACGGCGAGTCGGCGCCCGAGGTCTCACTGGTCAATTCCGCCCTCGACGAAGAACGGGTGCGAGTCGTCTCGAACGTGCTCGACGACCCGTCGTGGAATCCCCGACGGACGATCGCGCTCACGCACGGGTTCCAGACGGTGCTGGCGGTGCCGCTGACCGGACGCGAGCGCCGATACGGGGCAGTCGTGATCTACGCGACCGCCGTGGACGCCGTCGCAGAGCGAGAGCGGGACGTCCTCAGAGAGCTGGGAGAGGTGATCGGCCACGCGATCAGGACCGCAGAGCGTATGCGAGCGATGGTAACCGACCAGCGAATCGAGCTCGAACTCGTCTGTCGCGACGAGCTCTTTCTCTTCAATCGGCTGTGTGAAATCCTCGACCGCCAGCTCCACCTCGAAGGGATCCTCGAGCGGACGCGGGGAGAACGGTCACTGTTCGTTCGTCTGGCGGACGACGAACCGACCGCTATCGACTCGCTCGTCGACGAGCTTGCAGCCGTCGCGTCCGTCTCGGTCATCTCGAGCGGGGACGAGTCCACGTTGCTCGACGTGACCGTCTCCTCGACGAACGTGCTCGAAACCCTCGCCGAGTTCGACGCGCGCCTGACCGGTGCGGTCGCGAACGCCGGCGAGACGACCGTGACAGTGGTCGTTCCGCCGCACGTAGAGACCCGATCGCTCGTCGAAGCTGTACAGGACCAGTATCCGGACACCGAACTGACCGCTCGCAGGGAGCACACCAGCGAACTGGCGGGCGGACGGTTCCCGGGTCGACTGACCGACGTCCTGACCGACAAACAACTCGAGGCGCTCCAGTCTGCTCACTACAGTGGGTTCTTCGACTGGCCACGCGAGAGCACGGGAGAAGACCTCGCGGAGGCCCTCGACATCTCTCCTCCCACGTTCCACTACCACCTTCGTGCGGCACAGCGGAAACTCATCGATCGCGTGCTCGAGGGCCGACCGGACAGCAAGGGGTGA
- a CDS encoding GMC family oxidoreductase — MVQQLDPVDVVTVGAGWTGGIIAKELAQNDYQVVSLERGGERETENFFTVHDELGYALRYKLMQDLSKETITFRNTPEETALPMRRYGAFLPGTGEGGAGVHWNGVTWRFLPYDFQIRSRTIDRYGEGKIPDDMQLQDWGITYEELEPYYSTFERTAGIAGQAGNIQGETQDGGNPYEGPRADDYPLPPMQQTPALERFADAASGLDYNPFMQPSANLTEQYTNPDGVQQGQCQYCGYCERFGCEWGAKASPITTVLPAARETGNYELRTHADVIELLYEGSEGRVNGVRYVDRETGDVYEQRAEVVALTAYVLNNVRLLLVSDIGEPYDPETGEGVVGKNYCYQNFGANATGFFDDEAWNLYMGAGALGTAIDDFNGDNFDHSDVDFIHGGNVSISQTGARPIANNPVPEGTPAWGSEFKRQSVENYHSTLGISAQGSVMPFRTNYLDLDPNYTDDYGRPLLRMTFDWNEQDRNLVEYIGPYLEEIVQEMGADTVEATTSLEGSFDITPYQSTHNTGGAIMGADPADSVVNSYLQNWDAENLFVPGASAFPHNSGYNPTGTVGALAFRAAEGIQEYLNDPRQLVSP, encoded by the coding sequence ATGGTACAACAACTCGACCCCGTCGACGTCGTCACGGTCGGCGCCGGTTGGACCGGGGGCATCATCGCCAAAGAACTCGCGCAGAACGACTACCAGGTGGTGAGCCTGGAACGCGGCGGCGAACGGGAGACGGAGAACTTCTTCACCGTCCACGACGAACTCGGCTACGCCCTGCGGTACAAACTGATGCAGGACCTCTCGAAGGAGACGATCACCTTTCGGAACACGCCCGAAGAGACGGCCCTGCCGATGCGTCGCTACGGCGCGTTCCTCCCTGGAACGGGCGAGGGTGGCGCCGGCGTTCACTGGAACGGCGTCACCTGGCGGTTCCTCCCGTACGACTTCCAGATCCGGTCGCGGACGATCGATCGGTACGGGGAGGGGAAGATTCCCGACGACATGCAACTGCAGGACTGGGGCATTACGTACGAGGAACTCGAACCGTACTACTCCACGTTCGAGCGGACCGCGGGTATCGCCGGTCAGGCCGGGAACATCCAGGGCGAGACGCAGGACGGCGGCAACCCCTACGAGGGGCCGCGAGCGGACGACTATCCCCTTCCGCCCATGCAACAGACGCCGGCCCTGGAGCGATTCGCCGACGCCGCGTCCGGCCTGGACTACAACCCGTTCATGCAACCGTCGGCCAACCTCACGGAGCAGTATACCAATCCGGACGGGGTCCAGCAAGGGCAGTGTCAGTACTGCGGTTACTGCGAGCGCTTCGGCTGTGAGTGGGGCGCGAAAGCCTCGCCGATCACGACCGTCCTGCCAGCTGCGCGGGAAACGGGGAATTACGAACTGCGCACTCACGCTGACGTCATCGAACTGCTCTACGAGGGGAGCGAAGGGCGGGTGAACGGCGTCCGCTACGTCGACCGGGAGACCGGTGACGTCTACGAGCAGCGGGCGGAGGTCGTTGCCCTCACAGCGTACGTCCTCAACAACGTGCGCCTGCTCTTGGTGTCGGACATCGGCGAGCCCTACGATCCGGAGACGGGCGAGGGTGTCGTCGGGAAGAACTACTGCTACCAGAACTTCGGGGCGAACGCCACCGGCTTCTTCGACGACGAGGCCTGGAACCTCTACATGGGTGCCGGCGCGCTGGGTACGGCCATCGACGACTTCAACGGCGACAACTTCGATCACTCGGACGTAGACTTCATCCACGGCGGCAACGTCTCGATCAGCCAGACCGGCGCCCGACCGATCGCGAACAACCCCGTTCCGGAGGGGACGCCGGCGTGGGGATCCGAGTTCAAACGACAGTCCGTCGAGAACTACCACAGCACGCTCGGTATCTCCGCGCAGGGGTCCGTGATGCCGTTCCGAACGAACTATCTCGACCTCGATCCGAACTACACCGACGACTACGGTCGACCGCTCCTCCGGATGACGTTCGACTGGAACGAACAGGATCGAAACCTCGTCGAGTACATCGGACCCTACCTGGAGGAGATCGTACAGGAGATGGGTGCCGACACGGTCGAGGCGACGACGTCTCTGGAGGGGAGCTTCGACATCACGCCCTACCAGTCGACCCACAACACCGGCGGCGCGATCATGGGCGCCGATCCCGCCGACTCCGTCGTCAACAGCTACCTCCAGAACTGGGACGCGGAGAACCTGTTCGTCCCCGGCGCGTCTGCCTTCCCCCACAACAGCGGCTACAACCCGACGGGGACCGTCGGCGCGCTGGCGTTCAGGGCTGCCGAGGGCATCCAGGAGTACCTGAACGACCCACGTCAACTCGTCAGTCCCTAG
- a CDS encoding type II glyceraldehyde-3-phosphate dehydrogenase encodes MIQVAVNGYGTIGKRVADAVRAQPDMNVLGVAKTRPNFEAQAALDRGYPLYAAVEERADQFDDAGMEIAGPVEALVEAADVVVDATPSGIGAKNKTLYEEYDTPALYQGGEDADVADVSFNARSNYADAVDADHVRVVSCNTTGLSRVIAPLSETYGIEKVRATLVRRGGDPGQTSRGPINDILPNPVTVPSHHGPDVNTIFPDVDVDTLGLKVPATLMHVHSLNVTLETAVDAADVRDLFAGEDRLFLVSDEFDIDGAGKLKEYAHDVGRPRGDLWENCIWEESVSTEGRDLYCFQAIHQESDVVPENVDAIRAVTGAADAEESVETTNDAMGIGL; translated from the coding sequence ATGATACAGGTCGCGGTAAACGGCTACGGAACGATCGGCAAACGGGTCGCGGACGCCGTCCGGGCTCAGCCGGACATGAACGTGCTGGGCGTCGCGAAGACGCGACCCAACTTCGAAGCCCAGGCGGCGCTCGATCGCGGCTACCCGCTGTACGCGGCGGTCGAAGAGCGCGCAGACCAGTTCGACGACGCCGGGATGGAGATCGCCGGACCCGTCGAAGCGCTCGTCGAGGCGGCCGACGTCGTCGTCGACGCTACCCCGAGCGGCATCGGCGCGAAGAACAAAACCCTCTACGAGGAGTACGACACCCCGGCGCTCTACCAGGGGGGCGAGGACGCCGACGTCGCCGACGTGAGCTTCAACGCGCGATCGAACTACGCCGACGCCGTAGACGCCGATCACGTGCGCGTCGTCTCATGCAACACGACCGGTCTCTCGCGAGTCATCGCACCGCTGTCCGAGACCTATGGTATCGAGAAGGTACGCGCGACGCTGGTTCGTCGCGGCGGCGACCCCGGCCAGACCTCCCGCGGCCCGATCAACGACATCCTCCCGAACCCGGTGACGGTGCCCTCCCACCACGGACCCGACGTCAACACCATCTTCCCCGACGTCGACGTCGACACCCTCGGGCTGAAAGTCCCGGCAACCCTGATGCACGTCCACAGCCTCAACGTGACGCTCGAAACGGCCGTCGACGCCGCCGACGTCCGGGACCTGTTCGCCGGCGAGGACCGACTCTTCCTCGTTTCCGACGAGTTCGACATCGACGGCGCCGGCAAACTGAAGGAGTACGCCCACGACGTCGGCCGACCGCGAGGCGACCTCTGGGAGAACTGCATCTGGGAGGAGTCCGTCTCGACCGAAGGGCGCGACCTCTACTGTTTCCAGGCCATCCACCAGGAGTCGGACGTCGTCCCCGAAAACGTGGACGCGATCCGCGCCGTCACCGGTGCGGCAGATGCCGAGGAGAGTGTCGAGACGACGAACGACGCGATGGGAATCGGCCTCTGA
- a CDS encoding aminopeptidase → METDSSLEDPARTAVTQCLALDPSESCVIVTDEKRRQIGEALYEVASEISDDAVIARYPPGDTHGSEPPAPVAAAMADADVVLAPTTKSLSHTRARGAANEAGARVATLPGVTPAVFTTGLDADYDEIAARCADVLEQVDAADEVRVTGDGGTDITFDVADREWNADTGIVHEPGEMSNLPAGEVFVSPESATGTYVVDGTMMPHGLLADGRTLTFTVEDGLVTDISDDDIRETVETAAEEVGDAAYNVAELGIGTNVAVTELVGSVLLDEKAAGTIHIAIGDDAGIGGDVEAPIHLDGIVRDVQVFADGAEVSLPDPDV, encoded by the coding sequence ATGGAAACCGATTCGTCTCTGGAGGATCCCGCTCGAACCGCGGTCACGCAGTGTCTCGCCCTCGATCCGTCGGAGTCGTGCGTGATCGTCACGGACGAGAAGCGCCGTCAGATCGGCGAGGCCCTCTACGAGGTGGCGAGCGAGATCTCGGACGACGCGGTGATCGCGAGGTACCCGCCGGGTGACACCCACGGTAGCGAGCCGCCGGCACCGGTGGCTGCCGCGATGGCCGACGCGGACGTCGTGCTGGCGCCGACGACGAAGAGTTTGAGCCACACGCGCGCTCGCGGCGCGGCCAACGAAGCCGGCGCCCGGGTGGCGACGCTGCCCGGGGTCACACCGGCGGTGTTCACGACCGGTCTCGACGCGGACTACGACGAGATCGCCGCCCGATGTGCTGACGTCCTCGAACAGGTCGACGCGGCCGACGAAGTCCGCGTGACGGGCGACGGCGGGACCGACATCACGTTCGACGTGGCGGATCGCGAGTGGAACGCGGATACGGGTATCGTCCACGAACCCGGCGAGATGTCGAACCTGCCGGCGGGAGAGGTGTTCGTCAGTCCCGAGTCGGCCACGGGTACGTACGTCGTGGACGGGACGATGATGCCCCACGGACTCCTGGCGGACGGACGGACGCTCACGTTCACGGTCGAGGACGGACTCGTCACAGACATCTCGGACGACGACATCCGCGAGACGGTCGAGACGGCGGCCGAGGAGGTCGGCGACGCGGCGTACAACGTCGCGGAACTGGGCATCGGGACGAACGTCGCAGTCACCGAACTGGTCGGGTCGGTCCTCTTGGACGAGAAGGCCGCGGGGACGATCCACATCGCCATCGGCGACGATGCGGGAATCGGGGGCGACGTCGAGGCGCCGATCCACTTAGACGGGATCGTTCGCGACGTGCAGGTGTTCGCAGACGGGGCCGAGGTCTCGTTACCGGACCCCGACGTGTGA
- a CDS encoding HVO_0476 family zinc finger protein: MSDVEDRRAVPCPSCSPELETVHEVLSGGGGSLTVRCGECSHVHKVQPTNDPEVTLDVVVSQGGESTTANVTTPADEPIAVGDEFLLETDEMLATVRVTSVELDGHRRREEASADDVQTVWTREVDNVAVNVTIHPQDGSRDDSRAIPIHVPGDYELAVGETETFGDDEFTIDAVVVRDDADDYDRDRYEMEGDTVLAKDAKRVYAWDEASTAWSAW; this comes from the coding sequence ATGAGTGACGTCGAGGATCGACGGGCCGTTCCGTGTCCGTCGTGTTCACCGGAGCTGGAGACCGTCCACGAGGTACTCTCGGGAGGCGGCGGCTCCCTGACGGTTCGGTGTGGCGAGTGCAGTCACGTCCACAAGGTACAGCCGACGAACGATCCCGAGGTGACGCTAGACGTCGTCGTCTCCCAGGGCGGCGAGTCGACGACGGCGAACGTGACGACGCCGGCGGACGAGCCGATCGCCGTCGGTGACGAGTTCCTGCTTGAAACCGACGAGATGCTCGCGACGGTTCGCGTGACGAGCGTCGAACTCGACGGACACCGACGCCGCGAGGAGGCGTCGGCCGACGACGTCCAGACCGTCTGGACGCGCGAGGTCGACAACGTCGCCGTCAACGTGACGATCCACCCGCAGGACGGCAGCCGAGACGACAGCCGCGCGATACCGATCCACGTCCCCGGCGATTACGAACTCGCCGTCGGCGAGACCGAGACGTTCGGCGACGACGAGTTCACGATCGACGCGGTCGTCGTTCGCGACGACGCCGACGACTACGACCGCGACCGCTACGAGATGGAGGGTGACACCGTCCTCGCCAAGGACGCAAAGCGCGTCTACGCCTGGGACGAGGCGTCGACGGCGTGGTCGGCCTGGTGA
- a CDS encoding 50S ribosomal protein L16, whose protein sequence is MSDKPASMYRDIDKPAYTRREYITGIPGSKIAQHKMGDTTAEPEDYPVQISLVTEEAVQIRHGSLEASRLSANRHMIKNAGEGNYKMILRKFPHQVIRENKQATGAGADRVSDGMRQAFGKIVGTAARIDRGDRIFTIWCDVEDAAFAKDALRRSYNKITPPCRIVVEKGEQKLIS, encoded by the coding sequence ATGTCCGACAAACCCGCCTCAATGTACCGGGATATCGACAAGCCGGCGTACACGCGACGCGAGTACATCACCGGCATCCCGGGTTCGAAGATCGCACAGCACAAGATGGGCGACACTACAGCCGAGCCGGAGGACTACCCCGTCCAGATCAGCCTCGTCACCGAAGAGGCGGTCCAGATCCGCCACGGGAGTCTCGAAGCGTCCCGCCTCTCCGCCAACCGACACATGATCAAGAACGCCGGCGAGGGTAACTACAAGATGATCCTGCGCAAGTTCCCCCACCAGGTCATTCGGGAGAACAAGCAGGCGACCGGCGCCGGCGCCGACCGTGTTTCAGACGGCATGCGCCAGGCGTTCGGCAAGATCGTCGGCACCGCCGCACGCATCGACCGTGGTGACCGCATCTTCACCATCTGGTGCGACGTCGAGGACGCTGCCTTCGCCAAGGACGCCCTCCGCCGCTCGTACAACAAGATCACGCCACCGTGTCGGATCGTCGTCGAGAAGGGCGAGCAGAAGCTCATCTCCTAG
- a CDS encoding gluconate 2-dehydrogenase subunit 3 family protein, whose translation MVGDEPLFDFTRDVSRRTVMRAGGGLAVFGIAAPAEGSFVPEDFDVTPLQEMEEVDVEPEGLQYFTIQQARVVHDLTGRIYPSDDMGPGAPEAGVVYFVDHQLNSAWGRGENWYMHGPFAGRDPTDPFQSDDAAAQADTDVPWGETTPAQTQGWQYPLAPNEAYDRGIAAIEEHVQSAYDAASFADLEDEQQDEIVAALEADEVDTFEGTGISAGDFFALVYQNTLEGMFSDPMYGGNREMVGWRLKGFPGTPGALGSYRDLIGDGEYIELQEGDYRELADDVASLGIGDDNEVPANDQSEQGHAHVHDAAEADFPKIVDHEAARGDADPDSAPAGSIDAADDASTSVDSTPDGQSDAGDGSPDASGADDGGDA comes from the coding sequence ATGGTGGGCGACGAACCACTGTTCGATTTCACCAGAGACGTTTCGAGACGCACCGTCATGCGAGCGGGCGGCGGACTGGCCGTCTTCGGCATCGCCGCCCCGGCCGAGGGGTCCTTCGTCCCGGAAGACTTCGACGTCACGCCGTTACAGGAAATGGAGGAGGTCGACGTCGAACCAGAGGGCCTCCAGTACTTCACGATCCAGCAGGCGCGGGTCGTCCACGACCTGACCGGCCGCATCTACCCGTCGGACGATATGGGCCCGGGAGCGCCCGAAGCCGGCGTCGTCTACTTCGTCGATCACCAGCTGAATTCGGCCTGGGGCCGCGGCGAGAATTGGTACATGCACGGGCCGTTCGCCGGACGGGACCCGACCGATCCGTTTCAGAGCGACGACGCGGCCGCGCAAGCGGATACCGACGTCCCCTGGGGGGAGACGACGCCGGCCCAGACCCAGGGGTGGCAGTACCCCCTCGCGCCGAACGAGGCGTACGATCGTGGCATCGCCGCGATCGAAGAACACGTCCAATCGGCGTACGACGCCGCATCGTTCGCCGACCTCGAGGACGAACAGCAAGACGAAATCGTCGCAGCGCTCGAAGCGGACGAGGTCGACACGTTCGAGGGGACGGGCATCTCTGCGGGCGACTTTTTCGCACTGGTGTATCAGAACACCCTCGAAGGAATGTTCAGCGATCCGATGTACGGGGGGAACCGCGAGATGGTCGGCTGGCGCCTGAAGGGGTTCCCCGGGACGCCGGGCGCCCTCGGCAGTTACCGGGACCTCATCGGGGACGGCGAGTACATCGAACTGCAGGAGGGCGACTACCGCGAACTCGCCGACGACGTCGCCTCCCTCGGTATCGGGGACGACAACGAGGTCCCGGCGAACGACCAGAGCGAGCAAGGACACGCCCACGTCCACGACGCGGCCGAAGCGGACTTTCCGAAGATCGTCGACCACGAGGCCGCTCGCGGCGACGCCGACCCGGACTCCGCTCCGGCGGGATCGATCGATGCGGCCGACGACGCGTCGACATCCGTCGATTCCACGCCTGACGGCCAATCGGACGCTGGCGACGGGTCTCCGGACGCGTCCGGGGCCGACGACGGGGGTGATGCGTGA
- a CDS encoding site-2 protease family protein, with translation MWKSFRIGSLFGIPIKLDVTFLLILPVFAIIIGRQIEGVVEILNEVGAGIEVAALTGGLTPYLWGFVAAIGLFAGVVLHELGHSLTARRFGYPIDSITLWLLGGIASLSDMPENWRQEFAIAIAGPIVSVLIGIGSFVAFQITPGGQAGLRFTFAYLAILNVVLAIFNLLPAFPMDGGRVLRALLARNQPYAKATRQAATVGKFFAVLMGLFGLFAWNPVLIAVALFVYIAASGESQQVTMKAAFQDVTVADIMTPADRLQTVGVDTTVQELVQRMFQERHTAYPVIDGGRLVGMVTLSDARNVKQVERDAYTVEEIMRDEPTTIEPTADVMTGIERMREAGVGQLLVVTPEADWGADGGDLIGIISQSDVMTALDVVQQSGSVSPMNKRLAD, from the coding sequence ATGTGGAAGAGTTTTCGGATCGGATCGCTCTTCGGGATTCCCATCAAGCTCGACGTCACGTTCTTGCTTATTCTCCCCGTGTTCGCGATCATCATCGGTCGCCAGATCGAGGGGGTGGTGGAGATCTTAAACGAGGTGGGGGCAGGTATCGAGGTCGCCGCCCTCACGGGCGGGCTAACGCCGTACCTCTGGGGGTTCGTCGCCGCGATCGGCCTGTTCGCCGGCGTGGTGTTACACGAACTGGGCCACTCGCTGACCGCCCGGCGCTTCGGCTATCCGATCGACTCGATCACGCTCTGGCTGCTCGGCGGCATCGCGTCGCTCTCGGATATGCCGGAGAACTGGCGCCAGGAGTTCGCGATCGCCATCGCCGGACCGATCGTCTCCGTGTTGATTGGGATCGGTTCGTTCGTCGCGTTCCAGATCACCCCCGGCGGGCAAGCCGGACTCCGCTTTACGTTCGCCTACCTGGCAATTTTGAACGTCGTACTCGCGATATTCAACCTGCTTCCGGCGTTTCCGATGGACGGCGGGCGCGTCCTTCGAGCGCTACTTGCGCGCAACCAGCCGTACGCGAAAGCCACCCGACAGGCGGCCACCGTCGGAAAATTCTTCGCCGTTCTGATGGGGCTGTTCGGCCTGTTCGCCTGGAATCCGGTCCTGATCGCCGTGGCACTGTTCGTCTACATCGCTGCCTCCGGCGAATCACAGCAGGTGACGATGAAAGCCGCCTTCCAGGACGTCACGGTGGCCGATATCATGACGCCAGCGGATCGACTGCAAACCGTCGGTGTGGACACCACCGTCCAGGAACTCGTCCAGCGCATGTTCCAGGAGCGCCACACCGCCTACCCCGTTATCGACGGCGGCCGACTCGTCGGCATGGTCACGCTCTCCGATGCGCGGAACGTCAAACAGGTAGAGCGCGACGCCTACACGGTCGAAGAGATCATGCGTGACGAGCCGACGACGATCGAACCGACCGCCGACGTGATGACCGGGATCGAACGGATGCGCGAGGCGGGCGTCGGCCAGCTACTCGTCGTCACGCCCGAAGCGGACTGGGGAGCGGACGGCGGTGACCTGATCGGCATTATCTCCCAGTCGGACGTCATGACCGCGCTCGACGTGGTTCAGCAGAGTGGGTCGGTATCGCCGATGAACAAACGCCTCGCCGACTGA
- a CDS encoding Hsp20/alpha crystallin family protein: MRRDDRDEPFDDLFREIERMMNDMMKGANVEFDSSATTVENGFGSDTHVDIHDTADEIRVVADLPGVEKGNIELECDGKTLTISAKSEHREYDERVSLPRRVNEHTASATYNNGVLEVVFEPAEQSSGISLE, from the coding sequence ATGAGACGAGACGACCGCGACGAACCCTTCGACGACCTCTTTCGCGAGATCGAGCGGATGATGAACGACATGATGAAGGGTGCGAACGTCGAGTTCGACTCCTCGGCGACGACGGTCGAGAACGGGTTCGGCTCCGACACCCACGTCGACATCCACGATACGGCCGACGAGATTCGCGTCGTGGCCGACCTTCCGGGCGTCGAGAAGGGAAACATCGAACTCGAGTGTGACGGCAAGACGCTGACCATCTCGGCCAAGAGCGAACACCGGGAGTACGACGAGCGCGTCTCCCTGCCGCGCCGGGTAAACGAACACACCGCGAGCGCGACCTACAACAACGGCGTCCTCGAGGTCGTCTTCGAACCCGCAGAACAGAGTTCCGGAATTAGTCTCGAGTGA
- a CDS encoding ATP-grasp domain-containing protein, producing the protein MLELAVANREETFERMRAPLAERGIRANHVPVSERVVPLGDGASIDAGAYDVGFVYPGRLMEGGVADAMLDVPWLNGLSAVATSRNKAGVLTRLDRAGLPVPDSVYVSNPVDEGDLVDVYERFEPPVVVKPNSTTRGVGVAKAHDRDSFLGICDYLGLVQDYKATGDKSFLVQEYLPDATDYRVMVLEGAYVGAVERRLSDTAREAGQWKHNVHRGATASGVSLSDDLRVIAESVAETLEIDLLGVDLLVTDDRVLVNETNARPTIDAATKYEPDFYDRLADAIERRVASA; encoded by the coding sequence ATGCTGGAGCTCGCGGTGGCGAATCGGGAGGAGACGTTCGAGCGGATGCGAGCGCCGCTGGCGGAACGGGGTATTCGGGCGAATCACGTGCCGGTGAGCGAGCGGGTCGTTCCGCTGGGTGACGGTGCGTCCATCGACGCGGGCGCGTACGACGTCGGCTTCGTGTACCCGGGACGGTTGATGGAGGGCGGCGTGGCCGACGCGATGCTCGACGTACCGTGGCTGAACGGGCTGTCGGCGGTGGCGACGTCGCGGAACAAGGCCGGCGTGCTGACGCGACTCGATCGGGCGGGTCTGCCGGTCCCCGACTCCGTGTACGTTTCGAACCCGGTCGACGAGGGAGACCTCGTCGACGTGTACGAGCGTTTCGAGCCGCCGGTCGTGGTCAAACCCAACTCGACGACCCGCGGCGTCGGCGTCGCGAAGGCTCACGACCGCGATTCGTTCCTCGGAATCTGTGACTACCTCGGGCTGGTCCAGGACTACAAGGCGACGGGCGACAAATCCTTCCTCGTCCAGGAGTACCTCCCCGACGCGACCGATTACCGGGTGATGGTTCTGGAGGGTGCGTACGTGGGGGCGGTCGAACGCCGGCTTTCCGATACGGCCCGCGAGGCTGGCCAGTGGAAACACAACGTCCACCGAGGGGCCACGGCGAGTGGCGTCTCCCTCTCAGACGACCTGCGAGTGATCGCCGAATCGGTCGCTGAAACGCTCGAGATCGACCTTTTAGGGGTCGACCTCCTCGTGACCGACGACCGCGTCCTCGTCAACGAGACGAACGCGAGGCCGACCATCGACGCGGCGACGAAGTACGAACCCGACTTCTACGACCGACTCGCGGACGCGATCGAGCGGCGGGTCGCGTCGGCGTAG